In Myxocyprinus asiaticus isolate MX2 ecotype Aquarium Trade chromosome 3, UBuf_Myxa_2, whole genome shotgun sequence, the following proteins share a genomic window:
- the vma21 gene encoding vacuolar ATPase assembly integral membrane protein vma21 — MQTHDKISVSSVAGTAPDFRGNDGSLVSVLKTLLFFTILMITLPIGLYFASKSFLFEASLGYSSNDSYFYAAIVAVLAVHVVLALFVYVAWNEGSHQWREGKQD; from the exons atgcaaacTCACGACAAGATATCTGTGAGTTCCGTGGCAGGAACTGCGCCTGATTTCCGAGG CAATGACGGTTCTCTTGTGTCTGTGCTGAAGACACTGCTGTTTTTCACTATACTGATGATAACTCTACCCATCGGACTGTATTTTGCATCAAAGTCTTTTCTCTTTGAAG ccTCTCTAGGTTACTCCAGCAATGACAGCTATTTTTATGCTGCCATCGTTGCTGTGCTTGCAGTGCATGTGGTTCTGGCACTCTTTGTTTACGTTGCATGGAATGAGGGGTCACACCAATGGAGAGAGGGGAAACAGGATTAA